The DNA segment TAGCATGAACTATGATCGTTTTATTATGTGCATGTGTTTTACTCAACACCTGTTATTTTTTGCATAGTAATGCATAATGTTATGTAATATGACGTCAGTGTTTGTGCACCTCTGTTTCACATCATGTATCTCATTGTATAGCTAACCGGAAAAAGCGGGCCCGACCAGACCTTATGTTGTTTGCAAACAACGGCGAATTTCAGGAGGTACGTTCAAGGAAATAGGATTTTAAAcgcaaaaataatgaaatcgtcatttatacataaaagaaaacaacagtttatttctatttcatgTTCAAATTATATTACAACGTATGAAAATGAGCTGATTTTGGACCAAATACGAATTGTTCATAGTCTATTCATCCAAATATGGAATGAATTATTCAGGTTTCGTAAGGAGCATTGCAATTCCCGCAGCTATTCCCGCTACTGCCGCCAATATACAGAGTGCGAACCCGGCGTGCAGACTGTAGCCTAACTGCACGAGAAGTTTGATTGCAGGTGTGGTGGCGTATATGATTGGACCGATCAGCATGaaaatacctgaaacaaaagaAAGGAAACATATAACGTCATCTAATTAAACGAAAGAAGACCATATTTATGATGAATGAGatttatgattttttcaaatacatgtagctaAAACGCGAATGTTAAAAGTTACTGTTGAACTCAAAAAAGCTAATTTTGAATGCCACGAGTCCGCAAACGAGCAATTCGTTTTATTTGGTAAAAGAGCGTAACCGAAACATAAAATATTGGTTGAGCAATTGATTGATTACGTATATTATATTTGCAGAGAAATGCCCATAATATATATGGACATGGGATAAATGATAACACCAGCCGTAGAGTGAGTGGgcacaaaataaatcaaatgtttaaaccTCCTGAAATCGCGAGTCCAGCGGCGACTTTTGTGAGCATTTGGTTGCTCTTCATCATAAACCTCTGTAAGAGATAGGAGACTGAAGCCCCAACCATCAACAGCAGTCCAAGAATCACCATGGCTCGAATTGCCTGCATCCGTCCAGCTGCGGAAGAGCGTATGTCACATATAATTCagttaaagcttttaaattatatgcatTTGATAAAAGAACTGAAACAGCAGATACTGATCGAgcaatttgttattattttatccACAATTATGACTTTGCAGGAatcctttttattttgttatttgttatgaaTCTCCGTCTCGAGACTGCCAAGTTTAAAAAGATAGTAAATAATAATCTCACTCCATTATCAACACGATTTCATTTGCGCAAtccttttcttttaatttatattgaagtGTTATGGCATAAAGGCCTGAATATACTTGTACGTCTTTACTTATAGACGTTTGATTTTCATCTCTATTGTCTATTCACATTTCATTTACCAATGTTCTTGTATATATGTTCAGATTCAATATCCCTGttaatcatttttatgtatatgtatgtatacgGCTAGATCAAGCATACGGTTAACTTGATCGATTATTAACCAAAcatgaaataactttaaaattgatatgaaaacaatattgagtCTGTTGGgagaagttttgttttgtttaagatgCCTGACATATTGTAATGTTAAAATagtaacaataaaacagaactttaaattcttaaatgtcATTGATGAACGCGagggaaacaatttcaaatcgGTTTCGTCTATCGGAACATATCACAAAGCAActtaaaaatcaccaaattcgTTACCAAGAATAATCTGCACGTTTTCTACAACAAttgaagtttatttattataactgATTAATTATACCAAGATCTGTCTTTTTCAGTTTATAACTATTAACAGTTATCTTTTATCCCACTTCTCTGTGAAAAATGTTTACACACACATATAGctattttacatacatatacatgattattttttttgataataagttagcatttcaataaaaataatgggTTTTTTCGTGTATGATAGCATTATATTTTACCTCGCGCACACTAGAAGTAAGTATTTCACTTTTAGCGCTTCCTAGCCACTTATAGATATAACTAACCCTTATCTACTTATTTGTCTTTCGAATACACGACTAATAtaatcaatttatatataatattaccaTGATGAAATTAACAAAACGTAAATGTCGGTAcgtgtatatttatttgatatttatttgatatattctaAATAATGCCTTCGCACTTTTGTgattgttatataattataactcACTTACGTAAAGCTTTTGCATaatcaaaaatatgtaaaaaaaaaacttcttacAAACTTCGGTAGCCGCATAACATGTTGACTGCGCACAAGATGTCCAAAGGCCAGAATGAGCCGATATCCCGCCAATGGAAGTATTCAACCAGTAAGGTATAGCAAGGCCGACGATGTCCAACAGAGCTGACGCACCGGCTAGAGCAAGACTAACAAGtgtcaaaatatccattttaaatttataaattcaTGCAAGTGTTGGTCTTGCTCAAGAAGCTCTGCTGCAAGTGTGATAAAAGTCGGTCCCTAACGCCGCTTTTAGTCGTTCCGCAAATCAAAATGAGTCGTTTAGATAAAACATGGGCAAAACCCAGTACAAGGAGCATAGACTCAAGCTCATACTTGATTTCAGAACAAGTTAATACACAACATTTCACAAGCTTTCGTCAACTGTAGGCGGAAGGTAAATCACTAGAAGTAGAAAAACTCCTGTAGATTTCGTAGAACGACACAAGGTCAACGTCGTATACTCTGAAATCAACTTAAGGATGGGTGTTTCTAAAATACTGTCAAAGgcaatcaaatttatttcaactaaaGGGTCATATGGCGTTTTAATAGATACAGAAAGAGCAAATAGGAGATTTCGACCATGATGGGCAGGGCACACCTGATTTTATCATGTCTGGTTAAACTATTGAAACTTGCTCACTGTGAATTTATTTGGCAGAgttgatattgttatatatccTAAAGTTAACTATTCTCATCTTATAGTTTTAACGGTGGGTGATAGGGAGGCTGTCGTTGGCTATGAAATCATAGACGACAGAAGAAAATCAACGAATTCCACTCCATTAGATCGAAAATCATACGGCATCCAATTTTATAGAACTGGTTAAGCCTTTGGTTTGATTAACGTtagccaaaaaaaaatattgaatggttaatatgtataataaataatattaatcaacaaaatcgttttattttgtaaactagACTAATGATAACTTGTGGACAACTCATTCCCtgcctttttttttttatcgaaaacgaCATTGGATGTATActggtacatcagtagaagcagttcgtaaaattttgaatgttatcattgagTAAATGTAGTAATTAAGCTTTTATCTGTATATCTAAGTTTacattgattgccagtgaagtgtattattgcaaacgaaattaagattcccaagtgTTAATTCCCTACGTTTAACTGTTAGATTGAAATTTTTatgcgatcttcttgcagcgtgttaaagtgtaccgatttctgacattgcaCACCGTCCatttacatccgaggttgttttcgataaaaatggccgaggagttccgcaTGGTGGACAATTTATACAAGTTTATACAATTGCATGAAGGTATCTttgccaattgtataaaaccggtATGGTCatagatgttttaaaaatgtgtattatagTCTATATTTGCCCAGTACTAATAGCTAACCAATCAAATCGTTTTTATGAGTCAACtagcaatataaaacatatagaCAACCTATcaaagttgtatttattttggaaatgagataaaatttaaaaacaaaaatgcataagaaTTGGATTTAAGGGAAAGACGATAATGTATGACGAAAATCGCCAAGCAACGAATTTTTAAACTGGCATAATACAGTCTGACAGGCGCGTATTAGCTGGGTCCTAGAATAGGCATATCAGAATATATGCCGTGATTAATATGGAACATCGCCTCTCCACCGACAACTTGGACGTGCAGACAGTGGCAAACTAATATGTTATTAATATGGAGCATCGCCTATCCACCGACAGCTTGGACGTGCAGACAGTGGCAAACTAATATGTTATTAATATGGAGCATCGCCTCTCCATCGACAACTTGGATTTGAGACAGTGACAAACAAGTATGTTATTAATATGGAACATCGTCTCTCCACCGACAACTTGGACTAAGAGACATTGACAAACTAGTATATTATTAATATGGAACATCGCCTCTCCATCGACAACTTGGATTTGAGACAGTATTGATATGGAACATCGCCTCTCCATCGACAACTTGGATTTGAGACAGTGACAAACTAGTATGTTATTGATATGGAACATAGCCCCTCCACCGACAACTTTGACAATGGTAAATtagtatgttataaatattgagCATCGCCTGTCCACCAACAACTTGGACTTAGAAACAGTGGCCAACTGGTATGTTATTAATATGGAACATCGCCTCTCCACAGACAACTTGGACTTGTAGCATGACCTCAAGGAAGGGGTCTTTGGTCCTACATTCAATTGTTACCAAATCAGTGGCTCCAATGTCAACTTCCTTCATACACGCCTGAGCCAATGAATGCGGTGAAAACAGTGACTTCTGACAATTAAAGCTAGTTTTGGTCGATTACTTTATTGAACCTCTTGtcaattaatataatgaaaGCCTGATACCACATGCACAGGTAAGGGAATCGCAAAACAATAAGAGAGGTGGCGAAAAGGTTTTTATCACaatcaacctcggatgtatatggacggtttgcAATCTCAGAAATCGTTACaatttaagtccgctgcaagtagatcgagtagtaatttaatttagcagttaaactgaATGATTTAATTCTtgtgaatcttaattatgtttgcaataattcacttcactgacaatcattttaaacttagatcaacaaatacaagctaaaacactacacaATTAtagattttcattggttgagATTTTGATTGGCTATTTTGTCGCGTTAATGAAATTAGGGAAAATTATCACGATGTTATTTTATTCGATCTTTGTGTGTCGTGACAATCAGTAGACTccaaataattcaaattaagaaaaaaaactatacatTTGGCGTTGTTTTTATTCTCCTTAATCTTTAATATTTAGCTGAGGACaattaaatttcataaacaattttaaaactcAACTGCAACTttagcatatacatgtatctaaatATTCAAGTACATGTCATCTTACACAACATCTCTACTATTTCACATGCGCaacgtttgttttctttcttaaatatttcataaaaaatagacCCACTCAACTATAAAAAGATATTGATATAAGTGGCTATAAATCTTTcacatttctatatttgaaaaacGCATGCCAATGGAATGAAAAATGGATTGTTTCCATCCTTTAAAACCTATCATAATACTGTTGTCACTGGTTCACTTATATGTTACTAGCTTAGGGCTTCACAGTAATCTTCAACTTTCTATCCTTAAAGGTCTAAACTTGCAATAAAGGAATTCGTACGGCTGTGCTTGTGATAACGGGCGTCCACTACTCATAATTTCAGTTACCCAGCTTGTTAAAACTGATAAAGATTTGAAGTGTACGTGCCATAATTACTATATGGtaataacacaataaaaacaagagctgtcgtaagacagcgcgctcgactacgccgctttgactcaGAAGTGAATATAATAACGATGtcatatgtgcctgtcaaaagcaataaatatcaaattaaaatgtgaacaagaacCGCGATGTGACAAAAACGggttttaaatgattggcggacgagattcagtttcaaatgctttcttctatttttagtaacagtgaccttgaccctaagggCCCCAAACCCCATGGACTCTTCCAacatcaagtttggtcacattATGTTAaccataactaaagttattcagtaacaaacagtaatctatttttagtaacagtgatttTGATCCTAGGGGGGCAAAGGACAATCcaatgaaagctctgcataaacttgtcccatttaccaagtttggtcaaactatgtcaacccttacttgagttattcagtacaaaccttatttctattttaacaacaatgaccttgacccagaCCATAACTCCCGGGGCTCAAAACACAATTTCGGGAatggtctctataaactcttcctatataccaagtttggtcagaatatgtagacccttacttaggttattcaataccaaccccTTTTCCATTAATAGAaactttgaccttgatcctaggagCCTTAAACGCATTctcataaaaggtctccataaactctttatgtcaaacctagaaTTAtgcgatacataaggtgactttgacgcccccccccccccccccccccgacaccagcccgcccgacccatgacgcaagtcattcaaataacttgttttccctttatgaaaatgtggttaaaaatataacaagagggccatgatggcctaAAACGCTCAACATAGCAAAGGGCCATcactctgtgataaagcattaataaaaatgttgcaaaataaacatattttaattgatgacgatgccttgttttatatttgtaaagggtcgtGCAACGAAGCTACctgtttcattgaatttggcctggtagtttcagagatttttctttaagcaaaacagtaagttgaccatttttttattgttgttgttgatcaatctcaatgccttgttgtattattgtagagggtcatgcaatgaagcttcctgtcaagtttaattgatttggagtggtagtttcagaggagatgggtttttttttaagcaaaacagaaaGTTGGCCggattgttgttgttattgatcaatcgcgaccccttgttgtatctttgtagaaggttacccaaggaagcttcctgtaaagtttcattgaatttggaccggtagttttagaggagatgtgtttgtttttttatgcaaaacaggaagtttgccattttgttgatgttgttgatcaatcgtgaccccttgttgtattttcgTAAAGGGTCACCCAAGAaggcttcctgtaaagtttaattgcatttggagtggtagtttcagaggagatgttgttttaaagcaaaacaggaagttggccattttgttgatgttgttgttgttgttgatcagtCGTGatcccttgttgtatttttgtagaggttcacccaaggaagcttcctgtaaagtttcattaaatttggagTGAAAGTTCCAgagaatatgtttttttaaagcaaaacaggaagtcagccattttgttgttgttgctgttgttgttgatcaattgtgaccccttgttatatttttgttgagggtcacccaagaaagcttcctgtaacgtttcagtgaatttggactggtagtttcagatgagatgtttttttaagcaaaacaggaagttggcaatattgttgttgttattgtttatcaatcgtgaccccttgttgtatttttgtagacgGTAACCCAAACAATCTTcctgtaaattttaattaaatttggagtggtagtttcagaggagatgtttttttaagcaaaacaggaagtttgccattttgttgttgttgttgttgatcaattgtgaccccttcttgtatttttgtagagggtcacccaaggaagcttcctgtaaagtttcattgaatttagagtgttagtttcagagatgttttttaaagcaaatcaggaagtcagccattttgttgttgttgatcaaatgtgagggtcacccaaggaagtttcctgtaaagtttcattgattttggacaggtagttttagaggagatgctttttaaagtgaaacaggaagtcggccattttgttgttgttaatcaatcgtaaccccttgttgtatttttgtagaggggcACCCAAGGAagattcctgtgaagtttcattgaatttggccacgTAGTTTCAGatgagatgttttttaagcaattgttgacggacagatggacggacggactgactgacgggGGGACGACGAACAAAGACCGATCTCAACAGCTCACCTTAAGCACTAcatgctctggtgagctaaaaatgtgcccgtcaaaagaaattaaaaaaaacccaacaaTCAAGGGtcatttgtatttagggttaaaatggagttatgtgaccttattgtaagatggtcgtcattagttgtgcgaagtattaagtgcattgaatgaagggcatataagttgtttttatttataataatcccagcttgccctaaaactttaacctgccctataACTTTGACCTAGGTCAATCAAGAGCCattacttgtattaaggataatatggagtatgtaacctcattgtgtgatggtcctgaaaaattgtgtaaagtattaagtgtATTGGATGAtgggtatagaagttttttttataaatatcccaacctgccctaaaaaattaattccatagtcaatcaggggccataaattgtataaagaataatatggagttatctaacattatgttatggccctgaacaactgtgtggagtattaaatgaattgaatgaagggtattgaagtaataagtgaaaattccaacttgccctaaaactttaatctaAGTTCCTATGCCAATCAggagccataatttgtattaaggataatatggagtaatgtaacctcattatgtgatggtccTAAACGACTGTGTAAAGTATtgagtcaattaaatgaagggtaagtagtaattaataaatatcatatcatGTGTATATCATATGTTGTCCTCGACTGCAAGGACGGATGGCGGGACAGACTTTAGATCAATACCATACCACCGGACGGGCAGtactataaaacatgtatgtctCGTCCCTAAACAATACAGGCATGTCTCGGCGTACGAACGGGCAGTaccttaatacatgtatgtctcgGCGTATGGACGGGCAGTACCATAACACCTCTGCGTCTCCGCGTACGGACGGGCAGTACCATAGTACATGCATGTCTCGGCGTACAGACGGGCAGTACCATAATGCATATGTCTCATCGTACGGACGGGCAATACCATAATATATCTATTTCTCACACCTCAGATAAGTACATACAAAAATTTGACCATGCTAGAAAATCTAATCTTGctcacgggcaaagataaaacaagtacccctA comes from the Mya arenaria isolate MELC-2E11 chromosome 13, ASM2691426v1 genome and includes:
- the LOC128215500 gene encoding lens fiber membrane intrinsic protein-like, producing MDILTLVSLALAGASALLDIVGLAIPYWLNTSIGGISAHSGLWTSCAQSTCYAATEVSGRMQAIRAMVILGLLLMVGASVSYLLQRFMMKSNQMLTKVAAGLAISGGIFMLIGPIIYATTPAIKLLVQLGYSLHAGFALCILAAVAGIAAGIAMLLTKPE